GGACGATCTTTTGCCCCACTTCGGTGAGATACGCCTGCCAGACCGAATCAGCGAGAACCGTCTGCGTCGCCTCGACTTCAGTCGCGACACCGCGTCCGAGCTCGACCTCCTCGGCATCGGAGATGATGATAAACGACCTCTTCCCCCCCGGCCCGGTGGTGACGCAGGAGAGGAGGAGGGTGAGGAGGGACAGGAGTAATACTCCTGTCTTAATCCGGCCAATCGTAAACATACGAATCCACTTTTCATGTGCCGGTCAGCCCTCGGGCTGACCGCGTGCCGCAGGCCCAAATCGAATCTGCCGATATTTCTGTGCCCGCCATGCGCCCTCACGTGGCGGCATGGCGGCGTCACCCGAGAGCGGGTGACGCCACATCGAATCCGGATTCGCAATGCCGTCAGCCCAAGGGCTGACCGGCACAATAATCCCTTCAGACAGTTATCGCTTCGTTCAGAATATGTTGGTGCCGCCCTACCCGAACTGATCGCATCGGCACCAGATCAACTTTGACTCCAATCACCTCCGTCAGATACAACTCCGCGCCCACCAACTCCAGCAGACTGACGGGCCGTACGAATTCAGCCAGCAAATCGAGGTCGCTGTCTGGCTCCTGATCACCGCGGACGTACGAGCCGAAAACGCCGGATACCCTCAAGCCGTAGCGCTCGATTAAATTGTCCTGATTCCGCCGAATCACATCGCGGATTTCATCGAGCGACTTCCTCACAGCTTCACCTTCTCCTCGAACCATTTCCCTGCGAAGGGCACGGTCCAGTCTTTGCCGTGCAGCGCGTGGTAGATGCCGGTGATGATTGACGCCAGACAGGCGAACACGACGGTCACCCAGAAATACTCCGAGAGTCGCGGGATGAGAAAGAGTCCCGCGAGGATTTCGGCCAGGGTCAACAGCAGCCCCTGCCGCGCATGGTTCATGGCGAATTTGTTGTGACGGTAATTCAGCAGGGTGATGAAGCAGCCGAATGGGACATACGCCAGGATGGCCGGGCCGCGCCCCTCTTCAATTTCTTCGGCGCGGGTGTCCGCAATCGGCGACTCGACCACGGGGGCCGGGCGCTCCACCATCGGATCGGCTGGGTCCATTGTGGGCACAACATAGAGCGCGGGTGGCCCGGCGGCAAGAATGAAGGGGAGGCAGGCCCTCCTCCGACCCGACGCCGTACTGCTGGCGTACAGCGAGTTACCCGGATCGCGGATCATCCCTGGGAGGTGTGAAGTGACCCCATGTGATTGTCATGCTGAGTCACACGTCCCGCCTCAGACGGGACGCTGGGCGAAGCATCTGCGTTCATTCGGGAGCGGAAGAAAGCAGATTCTTCGCTTCGCTCAGAATGACCCGCTGCGTATGCCAGGCGTCTGGCGGGGTGGCCCCGGCGCTAAACTGTCGTCAGGGAAGCGCGAATGGTGTTCAGCGGTTTGGGTCGAGGATGCCCTTCTCGACGAGCATCTGGCGGGCGATCAGCGTGTTCTCGCCGCCGGCGGGATAGTCTTTCTCGAGGCGGTCGAATGCGGCCAGCGCTTTGGCAGAATCGCCGGAAGCGACCGCTGCGCGGATAAGTCGCCGCAGATAGTCGGGCGCCTGCGGTCCGGTCGGGTCGACATCGATGGCCTGCTCGTAATGGGCGATGGCGTTGGCGGGGAAGTTCGCCTGCTCTTCAATGGCGCCCAATCCCGCCCAGGCCGCGGCGACCAGCAACGGATCGTCGCCGTAGTCGTCGATGTACCGCTCCCAGGCGACGCGCGCGTCATCGAACGACCGCTCGAGGAAATGCAGGTGCCCCATCTGGAAGCAGCCCGGCCCGGCAACCGCGGCGCCGGAGTGCTCATCGATCAATCGTTGCAGCAGCGCGGTGGCGACCGCAAAATTGCCGGAGCGCATTTCGATCCCGGCTTCGCCATAGAGCCGCTGCGCGTCGAGCTTCCGATCGGCGAAATGCGAGGTGAGGGCCCAGACCCCGACCACCAGTGCGATTACGGCCCCGACGGCAATCGCCACGGTACGCACGTTTTGCTCGGCCCATTCACGGGCGCGAAAAACGCCGGTCGTAAAGGCGTCGGTCCTCAGATCGTGCTTGGTCAGTCGGTGTCGTGTCGGTGCGGTTGCCATCACTCTCGTTTCCCGGCGGCGTTGCCGTCCCCCCTGTCAGCAATCGTCTGTCGGCCGAATGTCCTTTACGAGTGGGTGGGGGGCGCTGTCAGTGTGTCTAAAATTGTCCCGTGAAATTCAGGAAGAGCCGCACGCGGCTGACGTCGAAGGCGCGTGTGTAGTTTCCCCAGCGGTACAGTTTCCGGCGTCCGTATTCGTCATTGTTGACATCGGGGTCGACCAGTGGGTCGCAATCCAGACAGCGTCCGATCATGAACATCTCCCCCGCTTCGCTGTAGTCGTAGCCGCCGAATTCCAGCGCAAAATCGAACCCGACCTGCGACCACTGAATGCCGGTGCCCATCGACAGGATGATCGGATTGATCTGGTCGCCGGTGCCGCTGGCGGCCGCGATCGGAATGAAATACGGAAACTCCGCGGTTTGGTCGCGTCCCAGTCGCTGATCGTATGTTACGATGGCCCCGGACGGTTCGCCGATGACGTACGGCTCGTTGCGAATCCCCAGCCGGATCGGAATCACGCCGAAGCGGGCCTCATGGCGATATTCGATCCCGGCGCGAATCTGATGCAGATTGTACCAGCCGACCGGCTGCGCCTCGAACGGCGACAACGGGTCGGCGGGCTCGGTCTGATAACGCAGCCCGGAATCGCCGCTGCCCGTCTCGGAATCGCTGTTCTTAAACGGGCGCAACTGGTAGTCCACCGCGATCAGCAGATTGTCCGACGCGTTGTATGACCCGCCGAGCCCGATGGTATAGGGGATGTCGATTTCGCGGTCGGTGCCGTCCAGCGGACCGTAGAGGGGTCCGTTCGTCGGGTTCATTTGCGGGATCTGATTGGTGGTCGTGATGCGTACCGCGCGGAAATCGAGGTTTTGCGTCAGGGTCCAGCCCGGCGATAAGATCGCGCCCACGCTCCAGTTGT
This region of Candidatus Zixiibacteriota bacterium genomic DNA includes:
- a CDS encoding nucleotidyltransferase family protein, which codes for MRKSLDEIRDVIRRNQDNLIERYGLRVSGVFGSYVRGDQEPDSDLDLLAEFVRPVSLLELVGAELYLTEVIGVKVDLVPMRSVRVGRHQHILNEAITV
- a CDS encoding tetratricopeptide repeat protein — its product is MATAPTRHRLTKHDLRTDAFTTGVFRAREWAEQNVRTVAIAVGAVIALVVGVWALTSHFADRKLDAQRLYGEAGIEMRSGNFAVATALLQRLIDEHSGAAVAGPGCFQMGHLHFLERSFDDARVAWERYIDDYGDDPLLVAAAWAGLGAIEEQANFPANAIAHYEQAIDVDPTGPQAPDYLRRLIRAAVASGDSAKALAAFDRLEKDYPAGGENTLIARQMLVEKGILDPNR